Proteins co-encoded in one Opitutus terrae PB90-1 genomic window:
- a CDS encoding bacteriohemerythrin, protein MIAWSATYETGEARVDQDHRRLVAMLNELEEAITKGRGSKVISDTLEGLRTYAATHFTYEEGCMHRHQCVMAETNKTAHRRFLEMLERAKTRLSGGGSALAAQQVHRELCDWIVNHVLKVDSALRGCVRQPGAAR, encoded by the coding sequence ATGATTGCTTGGTCTGCTACCTATGAAACCGGCGAGGCGCGCGTGGATCAGGATCACCGGCGGCTCGTGGCGATGCTCAACGAACTCGAGGAAGCGATCACGAAAGGTCGCGGTTCGAAGGTGATCAGCGACACGCTGGAGGGGCTTCGCACCTACGCCGCCACGCATTTCACTTATGAGGAAGGGTGCATGCACCGGCACCAGTGCGTGATGGCCGAGACGAACAAGACCGCCCATCGGCGGTTTCTGGAAATGCTCGAGCGCGCCAAGACGCGGCTGAGCGGCGGCGGCAGTGCGCTGGCCGCGCAGCAGGTGCACCGGGAACTTTGCGATTGGATCGTGAACCACGTGCTGAAGGTGGACTCCGCGCTGCGCGGTTGCGTGCGGCAACCGGGAGCGGCGCGGTAG
- a CDS encoding glycoside hydrolase family 78 protein yields the protein MSSSTPSSLSAAAAATPRHTTAALTTEYQTDPVGIDVARPRLSWQLRSDARGLTQAAYQIQVALGMDALARGDLFWDSGKIASDQSVQVDYAGPVLSSSQRYIWRVRTWNRSGEASDWSAPAFWEMGLLRPSDWSAAWITPAWDEDTSKSNPAPLLRKEFAVEGEIRDARLYVTSLGLYEAELNGQRVGDAVLTPGWTSYDHRLVYQTYDVTSQLKSGANALGVTLGNGWYRGPLTWDLERNTYGDRVALLAQLRITYADGRIQTIASDASWKASTGPILLSEIYAGECYDARLKKSGWSQPGYDDRDWSAVRVLDHRKDILVAPLSPPMRRIEEIKPVAILHTPAGETVIDFGQNMVGWVRLKVHGPAGTTVTLRHAEVLDKAGNFYTANLRHAAQQIDYTLSGRGDETFEPHFTFQGFRYVAVQGWPGEPSLESFTGIVVHSDLPRTGHWESSNARLNQLQHNILWGQKGNFVDVPTDCPQRDERLGWTGDAQVFARTAAFNLNVVGFFTKWLRDVAADQKPSGAVPFVIPDVLSRNKETEGSSGWSDVATIAPWTLYLVYGDRRALETQYPSMKAWVEFIRTRAKGDLWTTGWHFGDWLSYATTSPDYPGATTGKDLIASAFYAHSADLLSKAATVLGKADDARTYTELFERIKVAFNREFVTPSGRVGEATQTAYVLALQFDLLPEDKRPEAARRLAADVKRFGNHLTTGFLGTPYLCRVLSDHGQLDTAYALLNQDTYPSWLYPVSQGATTIWERWDGIKPDGTFQDAGMNSFNHYAYGAIGDWMYSVVAGIDIDPAAPGYKHLLIQPRPGGGLTDVRARLETQYGQVASAWKLADGHLELVVEIPPNTRATIRLPGAARMKDVRESGQPLARAAGITQVSRRDDAVIVAAGSGEYRFTYPLRR from the coding sequence GTGTCTTCCTCCACGCCCTCCTCTCTCTCCGCCGCCGCGGCTGCGACGCCGCGCCACACCACCGCCGCGCTGACTACCGAGTATCAGACGGATCCGGTCGGCATTGACGTCGCGCGTCCGCGGCTGAGCTGGCAATTGCGGTCCGACGCGCGCGGACTCACTCAAGCCGCCTACCAGATCCAAGTCGCGCTCGGCATGGACGCGCTTGCCCGCGGCGATCTGTTCTGGGATTCCGGCAAGATCGCGTCCGATCAATCCGTTCAAGTGGACTACGCCGGCCCGGTCCTCTCCTCGAGCCAGCGCTACATCTGGCGGGTGCGCACGTGGAATCGGAGCGGCGAAGCCTCCGACTGGAGCGCCCCGGCGTTTTGGGAAATGGGCCTGCTGCGGCCGTCCGACTGGTCCGCTGCGTGGATCACGCCGGCGTGGGACGAAGACACGAGCAAATCGAACCCCGCTCCGCTGCTGCGCAAGGAATTCGCCGTCGAGGGCGAGATTCGCGACGCACGACTCTATGTTACGAGCCTCGGGCTCTACGAGGCCGAGCTCAACGGCCAGCGCGTCGGCGACGCGGTGCTCACACCGGGTTGGACGAGCTACGATCACCGGCTCGTCTATCAAACCTACGACGTCACCTCGCAGTTGAAATCCGGCGCCAACGCGCTTGGCGTCACGCTCGGCAACGGCTGGTATCGTGGGCCGCTCACATGGGACCTCGAGCGCAACACCTACGGCGACCGCGTCGCGTTGCTCGCGCAGCTGCGGATCACCTACGCCGACGGTCGCATCCAAACCATCGCCAGCGACGCGTCCTGGAAAGCCTCCACCGGGCCGATCCTCCTCTCTGAGATCTATGCCGGCGAATGCTACGACGCGCGGCTGAAAAAATCCGGCTGGAGTCAGCCCGGCTATGATGACCGCGATTGGTCGGCCGTGCGCGTGCTCGATCACCGCAAGGACATCCTCGTCGCACCGCTGAGCCCGCCGATGCGCCGGATCGAGGAGATCAAGCCCGTGGCGATCCTGCACACGCCCGCCGGCGAAACGGTGATCGATTTTGGCCAGAACATGGTCGGCTGGGTTCGCCTGAAAGTTCACGGTCCGGCTGGCACGACCGTGACGCTCCGGCACGCCGAGGTGCTCGACAAGGCCGGCAACTTTTACACCGCGAACCTGCGCCACGCTGCACAGCAGATCGACTACACGCTCAGCGGTCGCGGCGACGAAACCTTCGAGCCGCATTTCACCTTCCAGGGCTTTCGCTACGTCGCGGTGCAGGGTTGGCCCGGCGAGCCGTCGCTCGAATCGTTCACCGGGATCGTCGTGCATTCGGACCTGCCGCGCACCGGACATTGGGAGAGCTCGAACGCGCGGCTAAACCAGCTTCAGCACAACATTCTCTGGGGGCAGAAGGGAAACTTCGTCGACGTGCCCACCGACTGCCCGCAACGCGACGAAAGGCTCGGCTGGACCGGCGACGCACAGGTGTTTGCGCGCACGGCGGCGTTCAACCTGAACGTCGTGGGCTTTTTCACCAAATGGCTGCGCGATGTCGCGGCGGACCAGAAGCCGAGTGGCGCCGTGCCGTTCGTGATTCCCGACGTGCTCTCGCGGAACAAAGAGACCGAAGGCTCCTCCGGCTGGAGCGATGTCGCGACGATCGCGCCGTGGACATTGTATCTCGTTTACGGTGACCGCCGCGCGCTCGAGACGCAGTATCCGAGCATGAAGGCGTGGGTGGAATTTATTCGCACCCGCGCGAAGGGCGACCTCTGGACCACCGGCTGGCACTTCGGCGACTGGCTCAGCTACGCCACCACCTCGCCCGATTACCCCGGCGCAACGACCGGCAAAGATCTGATCGCGTCAGCGTTTTACGCGCACTCGGCCGATCTGCTCTCGAAGGCGGCCACAGTGCTGGGCAAAGCCGACGACGCGCGCACCTACACCGAGCTTTTCGAGCGGATCAAGGTCGCGTTCAACCGCGAGTTCGTCACGCCGTCGGGCCGCGTGGGCGAAGCCACCCAGACCGCTTACGTGCTCGCGCTGCAGTTTGACCTCTTACCCGAAGACAAGCGCCCCGAGGCGGCGCGCCGGCTCGCGGCCGACGTCAAACGTTTCGGCAATCACCTCACCACCGGATTCCTTGGCACGCCGTATCTTTGCCGCGTATTGAGCGATCACGGCCAACTCGACACCGCTTACGCGCTCCTGAACCAGGACACTTATCCGTCCTGGCTCTATCCCGTGAGCCAGGGCGCCACGACCATCTGGGAACGCTGGGACGGCATCAAGCCGGACGGCACGTTCCAGGACGCGGGCATGAACTCCTTCAACCACTATGCCTACGGTGCCATTGGCGACTGGATGTATAGCGTCGTCGCCGGCATCGACATCGATCCCGCGGCGCCCGGATATAAACACCTGCTGATTCAGCCGCGTCCCGGCGGCGGGCTCACCGACGTGCGCGCGCGGCTTGAGACCCAATACGGCCAAGTCGCGTCCGCCTGGAAGCTCGCCGATGGGCACCTCGAACTCGTGGTCGAAATTCCGCCGAACACCCGCGCGACGATCCGACTGCCCGGCGCCGCCAGGATGAAGGATGTGCGCGAATCCGGCCAGCCGCTCGCCCGCGCCGCCGGCATTACGCAGGTTTCCCGTCGGGACGATGCGGTGATCGTCGCCGCCGGTTCCGGCGAATACCGGTTCACCTACCCGCTTCGTCGTTAG